A window of Longispora fulva contains these coding sequences:
- a CDS encoding RusA family crossover junction endodeoxyribonuclease yields the protein MSELIASFYAYGDPAPQGSLKHVGGGRLVDSSRRLRPWRQLVTAAAREALRVSGQTEPHLGPVQVLAVLTVPKPKSAPKRIQTWPSKRPDVDKLARAILDALTDAGVWHDDAQVVELTAVKVYPDEHPLALPTTGAYIQIWSVTE from the coding sequence TTGTCCGAACTCATTGCCTCGTTCTACGCCTACGGCGACCCCGCCCCGCAAGGCAGCCTCAAGCACGTCGGCGGCGGGCGCCTGGTCGACTCGTCGCGCCGACTCCGGCCGTGGCGCCAGCTCGTCACCGCCGCCGCCCGCGAGGCGCTGCGGGTGTCCGGGCAGACCGAGCCCCACCTCGGGCCGGTGCAAGTCCTGGCCGTGCTCACGGTGCCCAAGCCCAAGAGCGCCCCCAAGCGCATCCAGACATGGCCGAGCAAGCGCCCCGACGTCGACAAGCTCGCCCGCGCCATCCTCGACGCCCTCACCGACGCCGGGGTGTGGCACGACGACGCCCAGGTCGTCGAGTTGACGGCCGTGAAGGTCTACCCCGACGAGCACCCGCTCGCGCTGCCGACGACCGGCGCCTACATCCAGATTTGGAGCGTGACCGAGTGA
- a CDS encoding phage terminase small subunit: MPATRGPVPKRSDQRRRRNAGEPVTSITPAAEPVDAPPLGFPAHELAADWYSSLAESGQSQYFEPSDWQAARLLAYDLTRHLNSGRVSAQMLAAVWSAMGDLLTTEAARRRVRMEIERDQGDEDLAGVTALDEYRRALGAG, encoded by the coding sequence ATGCCCGCCACCCGTGGCCCAGTGCCCAAGCGTTCCGACCAGCGCCGCCGTCGTAACGCTGGCGAGCCGGTCACCAGCATCACCCCGGCGGCCGAGCCGGTTGACGCCCCGCCGCTGGGTTTCCCGGCGCACGAGCTGGCCGCCGACTGGTACTCGTCCCTCGCCGAGTCCGGCCAGTCGCAGTACTTCGAGCCGTCCGACTGGCAGGCGGCCCGGCTGCTCGCCTACGACCTGACCCGCCATCTCAACTCGGGGCGGGTGTCCGCGCAGATGCTCGCCGCGGTCTGGTCGGCGATGGGTGACCTCCTGACCACCGAGGCCGCCCGGCGGCGTGTGCGCATGGAGATCGAGCGCGACCAGGGCGACGAGGACCTCGCGGGGGTGACGGCGCTTGATGAGTACCGCCGTGCACTCGGCGCCGGCTGA
- a CDS encoding terminase encodes MSTAVHSAPADPPRVEPVRIGPVGLPRWSLGWDMLAWSARYLLQPDGPDAGRPWRFTPEQARFLVWFYAIDERGKFTNRYAVYRRLKGAGKDPLASAVSSLEFVGPCRFGGWRADGTPIVVPHPAPWVQIAAVSRDQTRNTMTLFGPMLSRKAIEEFGIDLGKEIIHSRRGGRIEAVTSSPRALEGGRATLVIKNENHHWIGSNSGHEMSEVIARNAAKSRDGASRALAITNAHEPGEDSDAERDYDAWLSIQAGRSIADGLLYDSIEAPPDTDLADPASLRAGLIAARGDSIWLDVDRLVAEIQDPRTPPSMSRRFYLNQVVSAPDGWLTAPEWDACADPGRVVEDGETVVMFFDGSKSNDASGLVGCCVSDGHTFVIDAWEKPAGPAGEGWEVNRDAVNLAVRKAFGRWDVVAFYCDVREFEQHVDLWRDEYGDRLLIQATTGQRAHATAWDMRTRVREFTAAAERTLVDLADRALSHDGDPRLRRHALNARRRPNRYGVGLGKESRNSDRKVDLIVCAVGARQARRDLIASGALLKRRSNRTGRVWSF; translated from the coding sequence ATGAGTACCGCCGTGCACTCGGCGCCGGCTGACCCGCCGCGCGTCGAGCCTGTCAGGATCGGCCCCGTTGGGCTGCCGCGCTGGTCGCTGGGCTGGGACATGCTCGCCTGGTCGGCCCGCTACCTGCTCCAGCCGGACGGGCCCGACGCCGGTCGCCCGTGGCGCTTCACCCCGGAACAGGCCCGTTTCCTGGTCTGGTTCTACGCGATCGACGAGCGCGGCAAGTTCACGAACCGGTACGCCGTGTATCGCCGCCTCAAGGGCGCCGGGAAAGATCCCCTCGCCTCGGCAGTGTCCAGCCTGGAATTCGTCGGCCCGTGCCGGTTCGGCGGGTGGCGCGCGGACGGCACTCCGATCGTGGTCCCGCACCCCGCGCCGTGGGTGCAGATCGCCGCCGTGTCCCGGGATCAGACCCGTAACACCATGACCCTGTTCGGGCCGATGCTGTCGCGTAAGGCGATCGAAGAGTTCGGCATCGACCTCGGCAAAGAGATCATCCACAGCCGCCGGGGCGGGCGTATCGAGGCCGTGACCAGCTCGCCCCGCGCGCTGGAAGGTGGCCGCGCGACCCTGGTCATCAAGAACGAAAACCACCACTGGATCGGGTCGAACTCTGGGCACGAGATGTCCGAGGTCATCGCCCGAAACGCCGCTAAGTCCAGGGACGGGGCGTCCAGGGCGCTCGCCATCACCAACGCGCATGAGCCCGGCGAGGACAGCGACGCCGAGCGCGACTACGACGCGTGGTTGTCGATCCAGGCTGGTCGCAGCATCGCCGATGGGCTGTTGTACGACTCGATCGAGGCGCCGCCCGACACCGACCTCGCCGACCCTGCCTCGCTGCGGGCCGGGCTGATCGCGGCCCGGGGCGACTCGATCTGGTTGGACGTCGACCGCCTGGTCGCCGAGATCCAGGACCCGCGCACGCCGCCGAGCATGTCGCGCCGCTTCTACCTCAACCAGGTCGTTTCGGCCCCCGATGGGTGGTTGACCGCGCCGGAGTGGGACGCGTGCGCCGACCCGGGCCGCGTGGTCGAGGACGGCGAGACGGTCGTCATGTTCTTCGACGGCTCCAAGTCCAACGACGCGAGCGGCCTGGTCGGCTGCTGCGTGTCGGACGGGCATACGTTCGTCATCGACGCGTGGGAGAAGCCCGCCGGCCCCGCTGGCGAGGGCTGGGAAGTCAACCGCGACGCCGTGAATCTGGCCGTGCGTAAGGCTTTCGGCCGCTGGGACGTCGTCGCCTTCTACTGCGACGTGCGCGAGTTCGAGCAGCACGTCGACCTCTGGCGCGACGAGTACGGCGACCGGCTGCTCATCCAGGCCACCACCGGCCAGCGGGCGCACGCGACCGCCTGGGACATGCGCACCCGAGTGCGGGAGTTCACCGCCGCCGCCGAGCGCACCCTCGTCGACCTGGCCGACCGGGCCCTGTCCCACGACGGCGACCCCCGGCTACGCCGGCACGCCCTCAACGCCCGCCGCCGGCCGAACCGGTACGGGGTGGGGCTGGGCAAGGAATCCCGAAATTCCGACCGCAAGGTCGATCTCATCGTCTGCGCCGTCGGCGCCCGCCAGGCCCGCCGCGACCTGATCGCTTCCGGGGCGCTGCTCAAGCGCCGCAGCAACCGAACCGGCCGTGTCTGGTCGTTCTGA
- a CDS encoding phage portal protein, translating into MPLVPALDPAAVVELAAELLPRFRTERQRLDRIDKYMRGQHAGPYTPKSASKEYKLLAERARTNLLPLVVSGVAQALYVSNFQRSDGTPGRGWAHWQANRMDARQTAIHRAALTYGTAYVLVLPGVDPLTKVSMPVIRGVSPRRMIAAWDDPADDDWPRYVLRVDPAPGGGWALRLYDATHVYYLSADRGDGITFVRAEWHGAGVCPVIAFRALPDLEGRVLGEVEPLIDSQDRLNQTIFDLLVSQSFGSFAIRYVTGMAPEVDADGKPRPLAVDARRLLMAADPDTRFGQLDGANLSPLLESADASMRHMAVISQTPASDLLGQLANLSAEALAAARDGQTRKRTEYETGFGENWEQVLQLASAVAGDEEGARETAAEVRWRDMEARSLSQIVDALGKAATMLGIPPEALWSRIPGVTQTEVNEWKALRRDSDPLAALADTLDRQARPTGTAGAHDGGEAG; encoded by the coding sequence GTGCCCCTGGTCCCCGCCCTCGACCCGGCCGCAGTAGTCGAGCTGGCCGCCGAGCTGCTGCCGCGGTTTCGCACCGAGCGCCAGCGCCTCGACCGGATCGACAAGTACATGCGCGGCCAGCACGCCGGCCCGTACACGCCCAAGTCTGCGTCGAAGGAGTACAAGCTACTCGCCGAGCGCGCCCGGACGAACCTGCTCCCGCTGGTCGTGTCGGGCGTGGCTCAGGCGTTGTACGTGTCGAACTTCCAGCGCAGCGACGGCACCCCGGGCCGGGGCTGGGCGCACTGGCAGGCCAACCGCATGGACGCGCGACAGACCGCGATCCACCGGGCGGCGCTGACCTACGGCACGGCCTACGTCCTGGTGCTGCCGGGCGTCGACCCGCTGACCAAGGTGTCGATGCCCGTCATCCGGGGCGTGTCCCCGCGCCGCATGATCGCCGCGTGGGACGACCCGGCCGACGACGACTGGCCGCGCTACGTGCTGCGCGTCGACCCCGCCCCGGGCGGCGGGTGGGCGCTGCGCCTGTACGACGCCACCCACGTCTACTACCTCAGCGCCGACCGGGGCGACGGCATCACGTTCGTGCGGGCCGAGTGGCACGGCGCGGGCGTGTGCCCCGTGATCGCGTTCCGGGCGCTGCCGGACCTTGAGGGCAGGGTGCTCGGCGAGGTCGAGCCGCTGATCGACTCTCAGGACCGGCTGAATCAAACCATCTTCGACCTGTTGGTTAGCCAGTCGTTCGGGTCGTTCGCCATCCGTTACGTGACCGGCATGGCCCCCGAGGTCGACGCGGACGGCAAGCCCCGGCCCCTGGCCGTGGACGCCCGCCGCCTGCTGATGGCAGCCGACCCCGACACCCGGTTCGGGCAGCTCGACGGCGCGAACCTCTCGCCCCTGCTGGAGTCGGCGGACGCGTCGATGCGGCACATGGCCGTCATCTCCCAGACCCCCGCCTCAGACCTGCTCGGCCAGCTCGCCAACCTCAGCGCCGAGGCGCTCGCCGCAGCGCGCGACGGCCAGACGCGTAAGCGCACCGAGTACGAGACCGGGTTCGGCGAGAACTGGGAACAGGTGCTACAGCTCGCCTCCGCCGTCGCGGGCGACGAGGAGGGCGCGCGCGAAACGGCGGCCGAGGTCCGTTGGCGCGATATGGAGGCCCGTTCCCTGTCGCAGATTGTCGACGCGCTCGGCAAGGCCGCGACGATGCTCGGCATTCCGCCGGAGGCTCTCTGGTCGCGGATTCCGGGCGTGACTCAGACCGAGGTCAACGAGTGGAAGGCGCTGCGCCGCGACTCCGACCCCCTCGCTGCCCTGGCCGACACCCTCGACCGGCAGGCCCGGCCGACCGGAACGGCGGGGGCACACGATGGCGGCGAGGCTGGCTGA
- a CDS encoding VG15 protein, which translates to MAARLADRTALTEQHRRAQLGVRARFAAEFLDLWPVLDPFRIAATAPRWLRLAVPLVHTHRARSAELSTRYVGEYRRLALPRALGPAPVPAPVPVSSDAVRTSLLVTGPATIRRRTRDGLTVAEAARVASVRAVGAASRHVLDGGRDLVRETVKADRLALGWARVSDGSPCAFCAMLLSRGPVYKSAHGATVAEDGEAYHDGCACQVVPVYSLDDPWPGNGREYEKLWQDVAAGSRDPLNAFRQALKDRNTAGPAPEPGEQLVDATAPEPDREPADTEPDAPATGQLDDAALTELDDDALADEFARWSSTAEPDEAYLERVLTEMDRREADPEPDPDPLDGVPLDELLDSELVDLYDEHAGNPAVVARIEAELAHRDADREAGDPWLDYDHHDPEQHLDALLAKGWDYKDAYAEAYNLDPADLDRQERAAAVDAQRITGETREQTVRRLYDEWVALQYIEAENHTRGHLLSRAGEAAGIDPLSLFSGTTARARKYASEDLQRFWAEQAPRQTLTEFRAALLNRDADVVAAARTRMQGNGRDFL; encoded by the coding sequence ATGGCGGCGAGGCTGGCTGACCGTACCGCGCTCACCGAGCAGCACCGCCGCGCCCAGCTCGGCGTGCGTGCTCGGTTCGCCGCCGAGTTCCTCGACCTGTGGCCGGTGCTCGACCCGTTCCGGATCGCCGCGACCGCGCCGCGCTGGCTGCGCCTCGCGGTTCCGCTCGTGCACACCCACCGCGCCCGCTCGGCCGAGCTGTCGACGCGCTACGTCGGCGAGTACCGGCGCCTCGCACTACCCCGGGCGCTCGGTCCCGCCCCAGTTCCGGCCCCGGTTCCGGTGAGTTCCGACGCTGTTCGGACCTCGCTTCTCGTCACCGGCCCGGCCACGATCCGCCGCCGGACCCGTGACGGGCTGACGGTGGCCGAGGCCGCGCGGGTCGCCTCCGTTCGCGCGGTCGGCGCGGCGTCGCGGCACGTGCTCGACGGCGGGCGCGACCTGGTGCGCGAGACGGTCAAGGCCGACCGGCTGGCGCTGGGCTGGGCGCGTGTCTCTGACGGCTCACCCTGCGCGTTCTGCGCGATGCTGCTGAGTCGCGGCCCGGTGTACAAGTCGGCGCACGGGGCCACCGTTGCCGAGGACGGCGAGGCGTACCACGACGGGTGCGCCTGCCAGGTGGTGCCGGTCTACTCCCTCGACGACCCCTGGCCCGGCAACGGGCGGGAGTACGAGAAGCTCTGGCAGGACGTCGCCGCAGGCTCGCGCGACCCGCTGAACGCGTTCCGCCAGGCCCTCAAGGACCGCAACACCGCCGGGCCCGCGCCGGAACCGGGCGAGCAGCTGGTCGACGCAACCGCGCCGGAACCCGACCGGGAACCCGCCGACACCGAGCCGGACGCGCCCGCAACCGGTCAGCTCGACGACGCCGCCCTCACGGAACTCGACGACGACGCGCTCGCCGACGAGTTCGCCCGGTGGAGCTCGACGGCGGAACCCGACGAGGCGTACCTCGAACGCGTCCTCACCGAGATGGACCGCCGCGAGGCCGACCCGGAACCCGACCCGGACCCGCTCGACGGCGTGCCCCTCGACGAGCTGCTCGACTCCGAACTCGTCGACCTGTACGACGAACACGCGGGCAACCCGGCCGTGGTCGCCCGGATCGAGGCCGAACTCGCCCACCGCGACGCCGACCGCGAGGCCGGCGACCCGTGGCTCGACTACGACCACCACGACCCCGAGCAGCACCTCGACGCGCTGCTCGCCAAGGGCTGGGACTACAAGGACGCCTACGCCGAGGCGTACAACCTCGACCCGGCCGACCTCGACCGCCAGGAACGCGCCGCCGCCGTCGACGCCCAGCGCATCACGGGCGAGACCCGCGAGCAGACCGTACGGCGGCTGTACGACGAGTGGGTCGCGCTCCAGTACATCGAGGCCGAGAACCACACCCGGGGGCACCTGCTGTCCCGCGCGGGCGAGGCCGCCGGCATCGACCCCCTGTCGCTGTTCTCGGGCACCACCGCCAGGGCCCGGAAGTACGCTTCCGAGGACCTGCAACGCTTCTGGGCCGAGCAGGCGCCCCGGCAGACGCTCACGGAGTTTCGGGCCGCGCTGCTCAACCGTGACGCCGATGTCGTCGCCGCCGCCCGGACCCGGATGCAGGGCAACGGAAGGGACTTCCTGTGA